ATGGCAACAGGGAGTGGCAACAAGTCCCTGTTTTTACATTATCCCACAGCCACAGTTCGTGTTGTGCTTCTACCATAGTATTGTCCATGTTCGTGTTATTGTTTCCATGTGAGTCTTCATTGGAGTGCTACTGTAGGAACAGTATACTGAATGCCATGATGATACAACAGCAGGCCACCCATGGACTCTTGCGCTCCCCtgcaatttataaaataataatgtcaacCCCTCTGCATAATTTCACAAATTTAAATTTGGTTTCAATTTACAAACATCATGCTTTATATATACACAGCATATTTCAAAATAaggtattaataattttatctTACCTATTCTGGCACATTTCCAGAAAATTCCTAGTAGCCTGAGAgataaataacatttacaattaaattcaaattttccttttaaagtagaaaaaaacccCACCACTATTTCCCTAAGTGTCATCCCATGTTTAATACTGTATACCAGCGTCACCAAATGATTCGCTTAGTCAACAAATAAAACTATTTTATGACACACTGTGTTCTTCTGTACCGtactaaatacaaatacaaaatagatATTGGAGAGGTTTTTCCATGAGAaaccaccttgatatgaaataacattcAAATTCTGTCTCCCAATTGACATACTGACAGATGGACAGAATGCCCGGCACATAATAGTCTCCTCATGAGAGGCTTTTCCATGTTGGTGACCACTATAATGCCACAGAAAAACACTGTAATGATCATGACTACTACATTGGACTCCGGAATTTTGTAATCACTAAAGTCACCTGGCTACGATGTCATGAGCAGTTCTTTGCCAACAGTCTCAAAAATGTTATCACAAAACCCTGTTTTgaagttttacaattataggtttacatacataaaacaattataaatgcatataaatgaaagggctacatttaaggttacttttactttcactgaAGACCTGATTGTTGATAAATACgcgatgtggcagcaagatcaacatgGTCACCACCTTgggttttgctatgagttatttcttgaattcaactcAATTTGTTTATCAAATGTTGGCACTTGCAACATTTgctggctccattttgggttattttacATGTTTAGAGACTTCAGGtgaaaaacactattgaattataTAATTCATGGCAAAACAAAGTTCTCCTCCGTATTCATCTCACTGTCAACATTCACAacttcaataaaggtaaaagtaaACTTTAGGGACGCTTTGATTGATCATTGGGccccatgaaaaataaatcatgttGGGAACcccttttaattttttaataaattaccaATTTTGGGGGGCCCGACGTCCGTCAGGGCACCAAGGACTTGTCAAACTTTTTCCCGTTATATGGCACCCATGGCCAAGAGCACTCAAATAGAAAAAAGTatagttaatccatgtgattcatatcagcagcataaaaccctgattggagcatccctggTAAACATAGAtcttcatttatccctttcattcaccatccatatatatttgtttttatgcatgtaacacaataattgtacatataaaaatgtgttttgtgttagcatttttggttttatggaactgattcattggatttacattatttcctttgggaaaaaatatgtttcgGTTAGTCAGACTTTCTGGAAAGGTCTAAGGACGCTAACCACTGTTCCATTATACTCACAATATAGCTCAGTATGATACAGTGCAGTTTTAATAAACAACAATGAAAACGGCAAACAGCATCATAAATTATATATTGTTGAATTAATACCTCTGGTAGTGTCAAATAAAACAGCATTATTATCATCAGCCAATTTGTTAAAGTGTGCAATGTGCATCTGATTATATACAATTATCCCACATTTCCCATTAGATAAGTCATCGAGGAGTTAAAACATTACAACTGACAATTATTTAAGAGGAAATATAAAAGATCTTGCTGGAATCATACCCGGTCTTATTCTTGTCCAGCAGGCTGGGAGCCATCGCTCTGATGTAGGCACAAGTACAGATCAGGAGGAGAATCACTGTTAGCAGTGACTGGAAGTTGAAAATGGCTGACTGGAAAATGAGAAGAGATAAATACATTTAAGCATGATTGAGGGTCCACTACCTGGAGAACATACCAACAGAAAgtgttttggtgtgtttttgacTGTGAACTAGTGGCAATACAGTTTATGTGTATAGTTTTGGACTCCCCTCTGTTATGCGTTTATTACTAAAACAAACCATTCTCtacttatgagaaaaatatgtgGATTGTGTTAAAAAACCAGGGAGAAAAATGATGGAGAATAATACGGACATAGACTAAGACTAAGCCTGCACTATTTAGAATAGCTTTATATTCTAATAGTACAATTCTAACTCTTGTTTAGTGATGTTTGTTTAAAGTGCTTTGTTTATATGATTCGAGTTAAATATTAACAAACTTGTTGCGCACTATGAATGCTGCCGTACAGCATCTTCACACTCGTTAACAACTCGTTAACAACTCGTTAACAACTAGTTAACGAGTGTTAACAACAAGGACGTTACACTGGTGCATAACATATTATGGACTCTGTAAGTCGCAAGCTTCAACGGGACCCCGTGCAGCTACGTGGCACTGCACAGAACTCATAGCGGAGCTAACATAAGTTGCACTCAGCAGAAAAATAATTGTTCATAAGACTCATGTTCGTACAGCATGGTGAACAACATGATGACGTTAACGGTGTTTCAAAAGGCAACATAACGTGATCATTTAAAATTAGCTAAACATCGAACCTCACATAGCTAGCTAAAGGCAGCTAGCTAGGTAGTGTAGTCACAAATGCGTATAACTATGCGGATATAAATACATGACTCACAAGCGTAGTGTGATTGCAAAACGAGTTAAATTAAGGGCACGTTTTTTAATCATAACTAAAAGAAAGAGCGAGAGAAGACATTCAGTTCATAAACAATATGCTTACCATTTTGGTGGGAGTCACTCACACTTCCGCTTCGAGGACCTGACGTATGGTTACGTAATGACGTAATGCGCACCAATTCCTGCTTGTTGATTGGCTGACGAAACAGAGGTTGAAGGTGACAACTTTTGTCAGCTGTCAACAGGGAAATACCACTTATTTCAATTTCAGAACGCCCTTCCTTCGTTTGGGATCGCACTAGGGTGTCCTTATAACTCGGTAGGTCTTTTGAGGTTGTGTTTTTAAGCGCGACATAAATCCATAACACGCGTTTATTGTCACCGTTTGAATTTTGTGGTTAAATCACTGTACAGTACAGGCATTTCTTCATTCCTTTACACCGAATGGTATGACCACACTACTTACTGACACTAATTACTTTCAACCACTTTGTTTGTATGATGTAGAGTATCTGCAGAAAAGGGCAAGAAGTGGTTTCATACATTACTCTAGGGCTAACAGGGTGGAGATTCACATCATTTCCGGGTTTTGAAAGTACAAAACTCCCAaatgatttctttatttatatgcaCAATTAATTTTTGTGCCAGTTTAGGTATTCATATGATGTCTTAATCTGCATCGGCAGCCTGTATTATGGCATTTACCCCTTAAATCTAATCAAATCATCAACCACAAAGTAACTTTTGTCATGCTTCTGATTTAGTGTTTTTGACTGCAGGGCTCTcaaatgtatatgtgtataagTTAACAATATAcattatttgcctttaaatattgAATGATAAGTATAAGGGAGTGAGGTTTCCAACAATGGAATACCATCTCGGAAAATCTGCATCATCATATTTAGTGTAGTTCCTACAGTTGCAGCTTGTGGCAAAGTATCTCTGTTGTTTACATCACCTATTTTACATACAGCATACTGTATCAGACAACATATTGCTCTCATGATTCTAATGCACAATGATTCCTAACATTCATTATCAGTGACTTTATTGATATCAATGTATACAATAAACATGTATAGTTCATTAATTCTTTCGTTTTTACTACTTACTGTGTTTGGGGTCACAGATGAGCCCCAGGTGACATTGAGCAGGAAGCGGgatacacccttgactggtcaccTATCAATCaaagggctcatatagacaaccattcacagctATTGACAGTTTGGAGTtcaattaatctaacatgcatatttttggactttgCAACCAAATGCATTTGCTACCcaaatatgacataaatatgtaatatttaattatattacatatatatctataatataATCTATTATCTGTAATCCATAATATCTATAATATATCTATGAAGACAGAATGGACATTTTACAAGTTTAAGGCAAACACACCTTTTCATGCTATATCAACAATTCCCTGCAAACTGATTAGGAATGATAATTTGTCTGATTATTAATAggttatttacaattattacaattaatcttaatcttatgtGCAGTTTTGAAGAGGAAAATGGAATGCATTATTGACACAAACATGAATCTGCCTTTCCGTTAAGCAGGCACCCCTAATGCTTTCAAAATACTTGAAAAGTCATCACTCGTCAGCTTGCGTGAGTAAAACTGTGGTTTAGCAGGCCATACTAGCGTGGCTCAGGCTGTATGAGCGTGTTTTCCGCTTGGTAATAAAGTGGTAGGAACTGCATTGTAACCACATCTTCCTTAACCACAAGCTTGTTGACAATTTTGTTAAGATTTATGTTGATGAGCTAGCCAAGCTACACCCctttctgtttctgtctgtctcttttaTTCACTGATACAAAAAACGCACACTCTGTGGTGGTAAAATGCGTGGATACTCCCCTTCCACATGGCTCAAGGCGGGGCAAGGTGTTTTGAGAAATGCAGGCTGGTACGTAGCACAACATTGTTAGCCTGAACCGAGGGGATTAGCTTGGGTAATTAGCGGTAATTAGCTGAATTTGGTTTTgcaccattgttgttgttgtagtagtagtcgtagcaTTGACAAGTTGCATGCTTTGAAGAACAGAAGCAACACATGTCCACTTTTTTATGTACATCACTGATGTTGAAAAAGGAGTTCAAAACAGTCAGAGCAAGATACTCACATCTCTCGATAGGAACCTGATGGAAAGTAAATATAGTCAGCTTACCCAGGCTAGcaaggttagcgcgcagggtaGCAAAGGTAGAACATCAGTATGTAACatgtccttaaaaacatttCCGGTAATTAAATTCATTGAtcagtaattttccaagaacATTGTGAGAACTGCAAAATTCTCTGCAAAACTTGTTCTCATGTTCATTTTAACAACACAGTGAGGGAGATGATAAAAAGAGAAAGTCCAGTGAAAGGCCATCTTATTGTCACAGCCTCTGTCTTTACACTTTCTACTCACCATCTAATACAGCAGTATTCATAATTAGTGACTCTGTAGCCGTTCCCTTCAgataatgctttgtttttatttttgtatgttgCTAAGACAAGAAATGACAATGAAGAGGTCAAAAGCTGTGTGTTGAGACTGCAGGGGAGCTATTGCTGGTGATTTCAACATCTCAGTGATTGTGTGCACTGATGAACACGTGAACAGATGCCGAGAGGAAGACTTCAGGATTGACTTTGAAGGTTTTTGTGCAGCTCACCTGACAGACaactctgtttttttgttttttttttaaattggactGTCCTTCTGTCATTACTGCAGGGTCATCGTCCCTGCACACCAGATGTTACAGTAACTAATTAGTAGCTGGCCTCCCTTTATGAGGTTAAAGTTGAACCCTTCATCTCCGTCATCTCACTTGGTCTCTTCCTCTCTAGACACACCCCTTCTTGAAGCACAAAGGGTCAACTTTAATCTGCTGTGCAAGCTTCTTTATGCACGTGCACACTTGCATGATTTGGTACGGCCAAGCTGGAGTGCAGCTTGTCAGCAtgtaaagtgcaaaaaaaaataggcaGGGTTCTGACAAATCATAACTTATTGCATGGTGTCCAAAGGGTTTCATTTTCATGTTTCAAACATGTCCAACTAGGCCAACTGATAATTTGGTTTTTCCCCCTCTATGTCCACTTTGTTTGCCCTGTATTTAAGCATGGATGATGGCCAACTCACTTCACTTTGCACTAATCACCTTTTCTGGCTCGGACATCCATAATCAAGTAAAAGTCCTCTAGTTTTTttctcaggaaaaaaacaaatactgtatggTCAATAATGTAAATGTCCagttaaataattatttaatggaTTTTGTTGTAATTGGCGAGAGGTGGTTTCTGACAGTGGAGTCACTATAACAGCTAATGCTGCTCCGTTCGTTGAAACATTAGCTTGAGGGCACATTGACATTGCTGAAGGAGTGTACATAGCGCTCATGTCAGCCACTTTGACCACAAAATAACGAGTTGGTAATTTGAAGTAATGTTAGCTTTGCATGTTGTGGTCTTGAGCTGTCCCAGGaggatttttgttttaataataagcttcagcaaatgtttttttttttttt
This DNA window, taken from Doryrhamphus excisus isolate RoL2022-K1 chromosome 4, RoL_Dexc_1.0, whole genome shotgun sequence, encodes the following:
- the tmem167a gene encoding protein kish-A — its product is MSAIFNFQSLLTVILLLICTCAYIRAMAPSLLDKNKTGLLGIFWKCARIGERKSPWVACCCIIMAFSILFLQ